In the genome of Persephonella sp. KM09-Lau-8, one region contains:
- a CDS encoding DNA-directed RNA polymerase subunit beta — MRNIEKLPFNPLRKSLSRRKEVLQPPDLLHVQKNSFEDFIQFHKNPYEREDKGLHGIFKSSFPFEDPNGQITINYIAYEIGDWECGKCRKSVKDDNEHVGGPGVPCPYCGGVLIYKEKNTVEECKYKGLTYSAPLRVLLELVINEVNPETGEITPKTIKKQKVYFGDVPLLTEHAYFVINGSERVVVSQLIRSSGIFFEAKEDKTKDILTRIIYKGSVIPEKGSRLEFEHATNVEIFNAKIDRRKLLGTTILRAFGLDTAYKILKKFYSEVKRFEVKDGEILDEKGVSVSPEELVEQLQNDEIFITYTTEDKDEKGNLITVRKEVAVEPEHLDKYLNDDRINIEEIVAISPLVFRKSPYGNIIIETLKKDQPQINANFTFRDAARVDIYRKMRPTDTAVMDPKAFLRRANELFENIFFDPQRYDLSKVGRVKLNAKIHEIPETIKPLDLDTLLEDYPPLALAEDIKVGREKIPAGTKIDEALIEKLKSKKFKEIKVQPYLDDEARFILLPDVIGIVKYLLELRLGKKELDDIAHLGNRRVRPVGELLENQTRLGLVRMNKAFKDRVATVDIEDPNLKAADMINPRYVTGSILEFLKGGQLSQFMDQANPLAELTHKRRLSALGPGGLTRDSAKFEIRDVHPTHYGRVCPIETPEGQNIGLISSMTVYATINEFGFLVSPYRKVKNGVVTDEIEYLAAYDEEKYVIAQANAPIDEKGRFINDRVLARAKGDIRLVSPDEVDYMDVSPKQVVSVSASLIPFLEHDDANRALMGSNMQRQAVPLLKTEYPLVGTGMEKIVAEHSGAAVIAKRGGVVESVSGDRIVISVNPEEINEDDPLDIGLDVYELMKFKGSNQATCMNQRPLVRKGDTVVAGSVIADGTSTYKGELSLGKNVLVAFMPWRGYNFEDAIVISERLVKDDVFTSIHIEEFTCEARETKLGPEEITRNIVGVNEKALANLDEHGIVRVGAYVKPGDILVGKVTPKGETQPTPEEKLLLAIFGEKAADVKDSSLRVPAGVEGIVIDVQVFARKKSGKKENKYIQKLIDEEIAKLDKELEEKKKFITARRDELVKELIIGQKVPRDIKVAGKVILKKGEEITEETADNVLRFIVVNPSGFLSDKKVIEKVENIVNKAKLQIELWENIYEKQKQQAQKGADLKPGVNELVKVFIAQKRKIQVGDKMAGRHGNKGVISVVLPEEDMPFMEDGTPVDIVLNPLGVPSRMNVGQILETHLGLAAKKLGEKLGEELKKISGKDAIIKKIVEYYKIASKTGDKIIDKYRKEDIKELERYLKTLDEDTLKAVVKDLTEIGIPVRTPVFEGATEKDIKEMLEAAGFKPSGKMKLIDGRTGEPFDLEVTAGYMYMLKLIHMVDDKIHARSTGPYSLITQQPLGGRAQFGGQRFGEMEVWALEAHGAAYSLQEMLTVKSDDIEGRKRVYESIVKGKYYYDIGVPESFKVLVRELKALALDVECKLEDGEQQACDTVDIVSKSKKKEL, encoded by the coding sequence ATGAGGAATATAGAAAAATTGCCTTTCAACCCATTAAGAAAAAGTTTATCCAGAAGAAAAGAAGTATTACAACCCCCTGATTTACTACATGTTCAGAAAAACTCATTTGAAGATTTTATCCAATTCCATAAAAATCCTTATGAAAGAGAAGATAAAGGACTGCACGGAATATTTAAAAGCTCATTCCCTTTTGAAGACCCAAACGGCCAGATAACAATAAATTATATTGCCTACGAAATCGGTGATTGGGAATGTGGGAAGTGTAGGAAATCAGTTAAAGATGATAATGAACATGTAGGTGGTCCAGGAGTTCCATGTCCTTATTGTGGTGGGGTTTTAATATACAAGGAAAAAAATACTGTAGAAGAATGTAAATACAAAGGCCTTACTTACAGCGCTCCGTTAAGGGTTTTACTTGAACTTGTTATAAATGAAGTAAATCCTGAAACAGGAGAAATAACCCCTAAAACCATTAAAAAACAGAAAGTATACTTTGGAGATGTTCCTTTACTTACAGAACACGCCTATTTTGTGATAAATGGTTCAGAAAGGGTTGTGGTTTCACAGCTTATAAGGTCTTCTGGTATTTTCTTTGAAGCAAAAGAAGATAAAACAAAAGACATCCTCACAAGAATTATATATAAAGGTTCAGTAATTCCTGAAAAAGGTTCCAGACTGGAATTTGAGCATGCAACAAACGTTGAGATATTCAATGCAAAAATAGATAGAAGAAAGCTTCTTGGGACAACTATCTTAAGGGCTTTTGGTCTTGATACTGCTTATAAAATTCTTAAAAAATTCTATTCTGAAGTAAAAAGATTTGAAGTTAAAGATGGGGAAATATTAGATGAAAAAGGAGTTTCTGTATCACCTGAGGAGCTTGTAGAACAACTCCAGAATGACGAGATTTTTATCACTTACACCACCGAAGATAAAGACGAAAAAGGAAATCTTATTACTGTTAGAAAAGAAGTTGCTGTAGAGCCTGAACATCTGGATAAATACCTGAATGATGACAGGATAAACATTGAAGAGATTGTTGCTATATCTCCACTTGTATTTAGAAAATCTCCTTATGGAAATATCATTATTGAAACCCTCAAAAAAGACCAGCCACAGATTAATGCTAACTTTACTTTCAGGGATGCTGCGAGGGTTGATATATACAGAAAAATGAGACCTACTGACACCGCTGTAATGGATCCTAAGGCATTCCTGAGAAGAGCAAATGAACTGTTTGAAAACATATTCTTTGATCCACAAAGATATGATTTGTCAAAGGTTGGTAGAGTTAAGCTCAATGCTAAAATACATGAAATTCCAGAAACAATAAAACCTTTAGACCTTGATACTCTACTGGAAGACTATCCACCACTTGCTCTTGCTGAAGATATAAAAGTAGGAAGAGAAAAGATCCCTGCTGGAACAAAAATAGATGAGGCATTAATAGAGAAACTTAAATCTAAGAAGTTTAAAGAGATTAAAGTTCAGCCATATCTTGATGACGAAGCAAGATTCATACTTCTACCAGATGTAATTGGTATTGTTAAGTATCTCCTTGAACTTAGACTTGGTAAAAAAGAACTTGATGATATAGCACACCTTGGAAACAGAAGGGTAAGACCTGTAGGTGAACTTCTTGAAAATCAGACAAGACTTGGTCTTGTTAGAATGAACAAAGCTTTCAAGGACAGGGTCGCAACAGTAGATATAGAAGACCCTAACCTGAAAGCAGCTGATATGATTAATCCAAGATATGTAACAGGTTCAATTCTTGAGTTCCTGAAAGGCGGACAGCTTTCACAGTTTATGGATCAGGCCAACCCACTTGCTGAACTTACACACAAAAGAAGACTTTCTGCATTAGGTCCCGGAGGTCTTACAAGGGATAGTGCGAAGTTTGAAATCAGGGACGTTCACCCAACCCACTACGGAAGGGTATGTCCAATTGAAACACCTGAAGGACAGAACATTGGTCTTATTTCCTCAATGACAGTATATGCAACAATAAATGAGTTTGGATTTCTTGTTTCACCGTATAGAAAGGTTAAAAATGGTGTTGTTACAGATGAAATAGAATATCTTGCTGCCTATGATGAAGAAAAATACGTAATAGCACAGGCTAACGCCCCAATAGATGAAAAAGGAAGATTTATAAACGACAGAGTTCTTGCAAGGGCTAAAGGAGATATCAGGCTTGTATCTCCAGATGAAGTTGATTATATGGACGTATCTCCTAAACAGGTTGTATCTGTATCTGCATCCTTAATTCCATTCCTTGAGCATGATGATGCTAACAGGGCACTTATGGGTTCTAACATGCAACGTCAGGCTGTTCCACTGCTGAAAACAGAGTATCCACTTGTTGGAACAGGAATGGAAAAGATTGTTGCAGAACACTCTGGAGCTGCTGTAATCGCTAAAAGAGGTGGAGTTGTTGAGTCTGTTTCAGGAGATAGAATTGTTATCAGTGTAAATCCTGAAGAAATAAATGAAGATGACCCACTGGATATAGGACTTGATGTATACGAACTTATGAAGTTCAAAGGTTCTAACCAGGCAACATGTATGAACCAGAGACCTCTGGTTAGAAAAGGAGATACAGTTGTTGCAGGTTCAGTAATCGCAGACGGAACCTCAACATACAAAGGTGAACTCTCACTTGGTAAAAACGTTCTGGTAGCATTTATGCCATGGAGAGGGTATAACTTCGAGGACGCTATTGTTATTTCAGAAAGACTTGTTAAAGATGATGTATTTACATCAATACATATAGAAGAGTTCACATGCGAAGCCAGAGAAACAAAACTTGGACCAGAAGAAATCACAAGGAATATTGTTGGTGTAAATGAAAAAGCACTGGCAAACCTTGACGAGCACGGAATAGTCAGAGTTGGTGCTTATGTAAAACCGGGAGATATTCTCGTTGGAAAAGTAACTCCAAAAGGTGAAACACAGCCAACTCCAGAAGAAAAACTGCTTCTTGCAATATTTGGTGAGAAAGCAGCAGATGTTAAGGATTCATCCCTCAGGGTTCCTGCTGGTGTGGAAGGTATAGTTATTGATGTCCAGGTTTTTGCAAGGAAAAAATCAGGTAAGAAGGAGAATAAATATATCCAGAAGCTTATAGATGAAGAAATTGCCAAGTTGGACAAAGAACTTGAGGAGAAAAAGAAATTTATAACAGCAAGAAGAGATGAACTGGTAAAAGAACTGATTATTGGACAGAAAGTTCCAAGGGATATCAAAGTAGCAGGAAAGGTAATACTGAAAAAAGGTGAAGAAATCACTGAAGAAACAGCAGACAACGTTCTTAGATTCATAGTTGTTAATCCATCTGGATTCCTTTCAGACAAAAAAGTGATAGAAAAGGTTGAAAATATCGTAAATAAAGCAAAATTACAGATAGAACTTTGGGAAAATATCTACGAAAAACAAAAGCAGCAGGCACAAAAAGGTGCAGACCTGAAACCAGGAGTTAATGAACTGGTAAAAGTTTTCATAGCCCAAAAGCGTAAAATTCAGGTTGGTGACAAAATGGCCGGTAGACACGGAAACAAAGGTGTTATTTCCGTTGTTTTACCGGAAGAGGATATGCCATTTATGGAAGATGGAACACCTGTTGATATAGTGCTCAACCCACTGGGTGTTCCTTCACGTATGAATGTAGGACAGATACTTGAAACCCACCTTGGACTTGCAGCCAAAAAACTTGGTGAAAAATTAGGAGAAGAACTTAAGAAAATCTCTGGCAAAGATGCAATTATCAAGAAAATTGTTGAGTATTACAAAATAGCAAGCAAAACAGGTGACAAGATAATTGATAAGTATAGAAAAGAGGATATAAAAGAGCTTGAAAGATATCTGAAAACACTGGATGAAGATACATTGAAAGCTGTTGTAAAAGACCTGACAGAGATAGGTATTCCGGTAAGAACACCTGTATTTGAAGGTGCAACAGAAAAAGACATTAAAGAAATGCTTGAAGCTGCCGGATTTAAGCCTTCTGGAAAAATGAAACTGATAGATGGAAGAACAGGAGAGCCATTTGACCTTGAAGTAACAGCCGGATATATGTATATGCTTAAACTGATACATATGGTTGATGATAAAATACACGCACGTTCTACAGGACCATACTCACTTATTACACAACAGCCTCTTGGTGGTAGAGCACAGTTCGGTGGTCAGAGATTTGGGGAAATGGAAGTATGGGCACTGGAAGCACACGGAGCTGCATACTCACTTCAAGAAATGCTTACAGTTAAGTCTGACGACATAGAAGGTAGAAAAAGAGTTTACGAATCTATCGTTAAAGGCAAATACTACTACGATATAGGTGTTCCAGAATCATTCAAAGTTCTGGTAAGGGAGCTGAAAGCACTTGCACTGGATGTTGAATGTAAACTGGAAGATGGTGAGCAACAAGCCTGTGATACAGTTGATATAGTCTCAAAAAGTAAGAAAAAAGAGCTTTAA
- the rplL gene encoding 50S ribosomal protein L7/L12 codes for MATISKEEIKEAIKNMTVLELAELVKELEEEFGVSAAAMVAAAPAAGGAAAGAAAEEKTEFDVILQSPGDKKINVIKVVREITGLGLKEAKELVDNAPKPIKEGVSKEEAEQIKAKLEEAGATVEIK; via the coding sequence ATGGCAACAATCTCAAAGGAAGAAATCAAGGAAGCTATCAAAAACATGACTGTTTTAGAGCTTGCTGAGCTTGTTAAAGAATTAGAAGAAGAGTTCGGGGTATCTGCTGCTGCAATGGTAGCTGCTGCTCCAGCTGCAGGTGGTGCTGCTGCAGGTGCTGCTGCAGAAGAAAAAACTGAATTCGATGTTATTCTCCAAAGCCCAGGAGACAAAAAGATTAACGTTATCAAAGTTGTTAGAGAAATCACAGGTCTTGGACTCAAAGAAGCTAAAGAACTGGTTGACAACGCTCCAAAACCAATCAAAGAAGGAGTTTCTAAGGAAGAAGCAGAACAAATCAAAGCTAAACTTGAAGAGGCAGGTGCTACTGTCGAGATTAAGTAA